A stretch of the Candidatus Neptunochlamydia vexilliferae genome encodes the following:
- a CDS encoding ATP-binding protein: MNRDFLNKLLAWKGDPDRKPLVIRGVRQAGKTYLLKKFGEEYKTCHYLNFEEEGKLLSLFEEDLNPKRIITDLSFHLGQPINLKTDLLIFDEVQACPKALTSLKYFYEKLPELHLCAAGSLLGIHLAPFSFPVGKVTFLTMRPMSFEEFLEAADDQKSVEILRNLNEESQISEIVHHHLWERLKHYLIVGGMPEAVATYCKYQDDLFTAFEKVRAKQKELVIAYYADMAKHSGKVNALHINRIFRSAPTQIHQVQDGSISKFKFRGVIPGVSHYHRLATAIDWLEAAGLVLKVHIVNSANLPLKGFTKENQFKLLLFDVGILGSMCDLSPELILGYDYGTYKGYFAENFVAQELMLSQNRELFCWSEKNSELEFLLESRGKVIPIEVKSGSTTRSKSLKVFSEKYHPETRVVLSGKPFSIDPQKGTHHYPLYSVSSLQSSLLN; the protein is encoded by the coding sequence ATGAACAGAGACTTTTTAAATAAACTTTTAGCATGGAAAGGTGACCCTGATCGGAAACCCCTTGTGATTCGGGGGGTTAGGCAAGCAGGAAAAACTTACCTTCTCAAGAAGTTTGGGGAGGAGTATAAAACATGCCATTACCTTAACTTTGAGGAGGAAGGGAAGCTTCTTTCTCTATTTGAAGAGGATCTAAATCCTAAGAGGATTATCACAGATCTGAGCTTTCATCTCGGCCAGCCGATCAACCTAAAGACCGATCTCCTCATTTTCGATGAGGTTCAGGCTTGCCCCAAAGCGCTCACAAGCCTCAAGTACTTCTATGAGAAACTTCCAGAGCTTCATCTCTGTGCTGCTGGATCTCTCCTTGGAATTCACCTGGCCCCTTTTTCCTTTCCCGTAGGGAAGGTGACCTTTCTAACGATGCGCCCTATGTCTTTTGAAGAGTTTTTAGAGGCGGCTGATGACCAAAAATCCGTTGAGATTCTTAGAAACCTCAACGAAGAGAGCCAGATTTCTGAGATTGTTCACCACCATTTATGGGAACGGCTCAAGCACTATCTGATTGTTGGGGGGATGCCCGAAGCTGTAGCCACTTATTGTAAATACCAAGATGACCTCTTTACAGCCTTTGAAAAGGTGCGAGCCAAGCAGAAAGAGCTCGTCATTGCCTACTATGCTGATATGGCTAAACACTCTGGGAAGGTCAATGCCCTTCATATCAATCGGATCTTTCGCTCTGCTCCAACGCAGATCCATCAGGTTCAAGATGGTTCCATCTCGAAGTTCAAGTTTCGAGGGGTTATTCCTGGAGTTAGCCATTACCACCGCCTAGCAACTGCCATTGATTGGCTTGAAGCTGCAGGACTTGTTCTCAAAGTCCATATTGTAAACTCTGCAAATCTTCCCCTAAAAGGTTTTACCAAAGAGAACCAGTTCAAACTTCTCCTTTTTGATGTAGGGATTTTAGGGAGCATGTGTGACTTATCTCCCGAACTCATCTTGGGGTATGACTATGGGACTTATAAAGGATACTTTGCAGAGAATTTTGTGGCACAAGAGTTAATGTTAAGTCAAAATAGAGAACTCTTTTGCTGGAGTGAAAAGAACTCAGAGCTCGAGTTTTTACTCGAGTCGCGGGGGAAAGTCATTCCGATCGAAGTAAAGTCAGGGTCAACTACCCGTTCAAAAAGTCTCAAAGTCTTTTCTGAGAAGTACCATCCCGAAACGCGCGTTGTCCTTAGTGGCAAACCCTTTTCCATCGACCCACAAAAAGGGACCCACCACTACCCACTCTACTCAGTGTCTAGTCTACAAAGTTCTTTGTTAAATTGA
- the hpt gene encoding hypoxanthine phosphoribosyltransferase, translating into MNQKALQKKKPLTNNLQLQLLISSEEIEKRLETVARKLEEEYSDKELTIIMILKGAIVLVSDLMRHLHLPVCFEMIQCSSYGEGGMKKGKLEISGLDTLQVEGKHLLIVDDIFDTGDTLSQVFDALKQKGPASLRSLVLLSKDVPRKIDYRPDTTLFEIEDRFAIGYGLDYKEYYRGLPDIYAIEI; encoded by the coding sequence ATGAATCAAAAAGCCCTGCAGAAGAAAAAACCTCTAACGAACAATCTCCAGCTTCAGCTGCTCATTAGCTCTGAAGAGATTGAGAAACGGCTCGAAACAGTTGCCCGAAAGCTAGAAGAAGAGTACTCCGATAAAGAGCTTACCATCATCATGATCCTAAAAGGGGCGATCGTCCTTGTGTCTGACCTGATGCGCCACCTTCACCTCCCGGTCTGTTTTGAGATGATCCAGTGTAGCAGCTATGGAGAAGGGGGGATGAAAAAGGGAAAGCTCGAAATCTCAGGACTTGATACCCTTCAAGTCGAAGGAAAACATCTCCTCATTGTTGATGACATTTTTGATACAGGCGACACCTTAAGCCAAGTCTTCGATGCCTTGAAACAAAAAGGGCCTGCATCGCTCCGCTCTCTTGTCCTTTTATCGAAAGATGTTCCCCGAAAAATCGACTACCGTCCCGATACCACCCTTTTTGAGATTGAAGATCGTTTCGCTATTGGGTATGGTCTCGACTATAAGGAATATTACCGGGGTTTACCCGACATCTATGCGATAGAGATATGA
- the rsmI gene encoding 16S rRNA (cytidine(1402)-2'-O)-methyltransferase: MLYVVATPIGNLKDLSHRAIKVLKGVDLILAEDTRTSQVLLKAYGIETPMKSFHLFNERKREAEVMEMLRGGKRMALISDAGTPGICDPGAGLIRRCREEGVKVEVVPGPCAAIAALSLYGSKERFQFIGFLAKKEGELKQQLIDILHYPGLSVAYESPHHLMKTLGLMKKVAPEAKIFVARELTKRYEETVEGTAEELMAHFGDKILGEFVLVFKGKERPFEEDPRKLVEELEKRFGISGKEALVVAAKLLGRPKRELYRDFMG, from the coding sequence ATGTTATATGTTGTTGCGACACCTATTGGTAACCTAAAGGATCTGAGCCACCGGGCCATTAAGGTGTTGAAAGGCGTCGATTTAATCCTGGCTGAGGATACCCGAACCAGCCAAGTCCTTCTTAAGGCTTATGGGATCGAGACCCCCATGAAGAGCTTCCACCTCTTCAACGAGAGGAAGCGGGAGGCGGAGGTGATGGAGATGCTTCGAGGAGGAAAGCGGATGGCGCTGATCTCTGATGCGGGAACCCCAGGGATCTGCGATCCCGGGGCCGGGCTGATCCGGCGCTGCCGAGAGGAGGGGGTCAAGGTGGAGGTGGTTCCTGGCCCTTGCGCTGCTATCGCAGCTCTTAGCTTGTATGGGAGTAAGGAGCGGTTCCAGTTTATCGGCTTTTTGGCTAAGAAGGAGGGTGAGCTCAAGCAGCAGCTGATTGACATCTTACATTATCCTGGTCTTTCGGTCGCTTATGAGAGCCCTCACCACCTGATGAAAACGCTTGGTTTGATGAAGAAGGTGGCTCCTGAGGCAAAGATTTTTGTCGCGCGGGAGCTGACCAAACGGTATGAGGAAACGGTAGAAGGAACGGCCGAGGAACTCATGGCCCATTTTGGGGATAAGATTCTTGGAGAGTTTGTGCTGGTTTTCAAGGGAAAAGAACGTCCTTTTGAAGAAGACCCTCGCAAGCTGGTAGAAGAGCTTGAGAAACGGTTTGGGATTAGCGGCAAGGAGGCGCTGGTGGTCGCCGCTAAACTCTTAGGACGGCCTAAGCGGGAATTATATCGGGACTTTATGGGCTAG
- the rfbA gene encoding glucose-1-phosphate thymidylyltransferase RfbA has protein sequence MKGIILAGGLGTRLHPLTLVTSKQLLPIYDKPMIYYPLSVLMQAGIREVLIISTPHDLPRFEALFGDGSHLGIQLSYAEQEEPRGIAEAFIIGESFIGEENVALILGDNIFYGNTLPTLLKSCSQLEQGGIIFGYQVKDPQRYGVLDLNKVGEVVDIIEKPAQPPSSYAVTGLYFYDNEVVNISKALKPSPRGELEITDVNRAYLARGLLRAHLFDPGFAWLDTGTFEALHQASNYVQAIQERQGVQIGSIEAIARENSWISNDCK, from the coding sequence ATGAAAGGAATCATCTTAGCCGGGGGGCTCGGCACCCGCCTTCACCCCCTAACCCTTGTCACCAGTAAGCAGCTCCTCCCTATCTACGATAAGCCGATGATCTACTACCCCCTCTCTGTCCTCATGCAGGCAGGGATCCGGGAGGTCCTAATCATCTCTACCCCTCACGATTTACCCCGCTTTGAGGCCCTTTTTGGCGATGGAAGCCATTTGGGAATTCAACTCTCTTACGCTGAGCAGGAAGAGCCCCGCGGCATCGCTGAGGCCTTTATAATAGGGGAGTCCTTTATAGGAGAGGAGAATGTCGCTCTGATCTTGGGGGACAATATCTTCTACGGCAATACCCTTCCCACCCTTCTTAAAAGCTGTAGCCAGCTTGAGCAAGGAGGAATCATTTTCGGCTACCAAGTCAAAGATCCTCAGCGGTATGGGGTCTTAGACCTCAATAAAGTAGGGGAGGTGGTCGATATTATCGAAAAACCAGCCCAGCCCCCCTCTTCCTACGCAGTGACCGGTCTCTATTTCTATGATAATGAGGTGGTTAATATTTCTAAAGCCCTGAAACCCTCTCCTCGAGGGGAATTGGAGATCACCGACGTCAATAGGGCCTATCTGGCCCGTGGCCTCTTAAGGGCCCATCTCTTCGATCCAGGCTTCGCCTGGCTCGATACAGGGACCTTTGAGGCCCTCCACCAGGCCTCTAACTATGTTCAGGCGATCCAAGAGCGTCAGGGTGTCCAGATCGGCTCGATCGAGGCGATCGCTCGCGAAAATAGTTGGATCTCAAATGACTGTAAATAA